A stretch of the Ischnura elegans chromosome 5, ioIscEleg1.1, whole genome shotgun sequence genome encodes the following:
- the LOC124158964 gene encoding transmembrane protein 17-like has translation MSESWKMTITNVSDKIFPGLSYSKSYPVSEFNKIGNEILTSLPLQMSLYFNVIFFPFWLVTMSVMLVIKYEYLSSMYQFLLVIILIVVSLIECLRLHLGYLGNLTEKIPELAAFWMISMLLSLPLQTFPLAKLNTLPQPAEIGAQSVMLVLLIIQLISGFIALRRAAKYLASKFQEVQVEMNSEGFNGEGAQKKLE, from the exons ATGTCTGAATCATGGAAGATGACCATTACAAATGTATCCGACAAAATATTTCCGGGATTGTCGTATTCAAAATCCTACCCGGTGTCGGAATTCAATAAAATAG ggaatgaaattttgactAGCCTCCCTCTTCAAATGTCACTGTACTTCaatgtcatattttttccattttggctTGTTACAATGAGCGTAATGTTGGTTATTAAG TACGAATATCTTAGCTCAATGTACCAATTCCTGTTAGTGATCATACTGATTGTGGTATCTTTGATTGAATGTCTGAGATTGCATTTAGGCTACTTGGGTAATCTAACGGAAAAG ATACCAGAGCTAGCTGCTTTCTGGATGATATCGATGTTATTATCTTTGCCTCTTCAAACGTTTCCTTTAGCTAAGTTAAATACACTACCTCAACCTGCAGAAATAGGAGCTCAAAGTGTAATGCTTGTCCTACTGATAATTCAGTTAATCTCAGGTTTTATTGCCCTTCGAAGAGCTGCGAAGTATTTAGCATCTAAGTTTCAGGAAGTTCAGGTGGAGATGAATAGTGAAGGTTTTAATGGGGAAGGTGCCCAGAAAAAACTTGAATGA